The Arcobacter sp. F2176 DNA segment CATATGATAACTGTATAGGTTGTACAGCTTGTGGGGTTGCTTGTCCATCAAATGCAATAAATGTAAAATTAAATGAAGATAAAACAAAACTTGTATGGGAATTTGATGCTGCGAGATGTATTTTTTGTGGTAGATGCGATGAGGTTTGTCCTACTGGTGCAATTGTTCTTTCTCAAGAGTTTGAATTAGCTGTTAAGTTTGATAAAAATAACTTGAAAGAAAGAGGAGAGCTTGATGTTGAATATTGTGAAGTTTGCAATAAACCATTTACAACTAAAAGATTAATCTCTTACATCTTACATAGATTAGAAAAAGTTGGTTGGGACAAAGAAACTTTAGGTGAAAAAGTAAAATATGCAAAAACTTGTCCTACTTGTAAAAGAGAAGAAAAAGTTGAAGTTATAACAAAATATTTAAAAAGGGGTACAAAATGAGTAAAACATATGTAGTACCAACAGAAATAGAAAATTCAAATACTCTTGAAGCCAAACTTGAACATTTAAAAAATATTAAAAGAAGTTTCAATGTATATAGGGTGGATTGTGGCTCATGTAATGGTTGTGAAATTGAAGTGTTTG contains these protein-coding regions:
- a CDS encoding formate hydrogenlyase complex iron-sulfur subunit, encoding MKLLDMTKKYGKATYKYPLEPYEVSEGFRGKPSYTYDNCIGCTACGVACPSNAINVKLNEDKTKLVWEFDAARCIFCGRCDEVCPTGAIVLSQEFELAVKFDKNNLKERGELDVEYCEVCNKPFTTKRLISYILHRLEKVGWDKETLGEKVKYAKTCPTCKREEKVEVITKYLKRGTK